A window of Hyalangium gracile contains these coding sequences:
- a CDS encoding acyclic terpene utilization AtuA family protein, which translates to MAASPLRVGNASGFYGDRFSAVREMLEGGQLDVLTGDYLAELTMLILGRDRMKDPELGYAKTFLRQMEQCLGLALEKKVRIVANAGGLNPVGLAAALRQLAERLGLKARVAHVEGDDLSGNADALGLGSPITANAYLGAWGIAECLRAGADIVVTGRVTDASLVVGPAAAHFGWRTDDWDRLAGAMVAGHVLECGAQATGGNYSFFTEVDARRPGFPLAELHEDGSSVITKHPGTGGAVTVDTVIAQLVYEITGARYAGPDATARFDTISLASDGKDRVRITGVRGEPPPPTVKVCLNHLGGYRNEATFILVGLDIEEKARLVREQLEAALPRKPKELHWTLVRTDREDAPTEEQAAAFLRVVVKDSDAKVIGRAFSGAAVELALGSYPGFTMTAPPADSAPYGVYTPAYVDATKVEHVAVLPDGTRSVIAPPAKTLALGPAELPALPEPLPAGATRRVPLGRIVAARSGDKGGTANIGVWARTDEAWRWLAHALTSDKLRELLPEAAAFPIERHVFPQLRGLNFVIDGLLGEGVSSSTRFDPQGKALGEWLRSRHVDVPESLLR; encoded by the coding sequence ATGGCCGCGTCCCCCCTGCGTGTCGGCAATGCCTCGGGCTTCTATGGAGACCGCTTCTCGGCGGTCCGCGAGATGCTCGAAGGAGGCCAGCTCGACGTCCTCACCGGCGACTACCTCGCCGAGCTGACGATGCTGATTCTCGGCCGCGACCGGATGAAGGATCCGGAGCTCGGCTACGCGAAGACCTTCCTGCGCCAGATGGAGCAGTGCCTGGGGCTCGCCCTGGAGAAGAAGGTCCGCATCGTCGCCAACGCGGGGGGACTGAACCCCGTGGGGCTCGCCGCCGCGCTCCGTCAGCTCGCGGAGCGCCTGGGATTGAAGGCCCGGGTGGCGCACGTGGAGGGTGACGATCTCTCCGGCAACGCGGATGCGCTGGGGCTGGGCTCTCCCATCACCGCCAACGCGTACCTGGGTGCGTGGGGAATCGCCGAGTGCCTGCGCGCGGGAGCGGACATCGTCGTCACCGGGCGCGTGACGGACGCCTCGCTCGTCGTGGGCCCGGCGGCCGCGCACTTCGGCTGGCGGACGGATGACTGGGACCGGCTGGCGGGCGCGATGGTCGCCGGCCACGTGCTGGAGTGCGGCGCCCAGGCCACCGGAGGCAACTACTCCTTCTTCACGGAGGTGGATGCCCGCCGTCCCGGCTTCCCGCTCGCGGAGCTCCACGAGGATGGGAGCTCCGTCATCACCAAGCACCCGGGCACGGGCGGCGCGGTGACGGTGGACACGGTCATCGCGCAGCTCGTCTATGAGATTACGGGAGCCCGGTACGCGGGGCCCGACGCGACGGCCCGCTTCGACACCATCTCGCTGGCCTCGGACGGCAAGGACCGCGTCCGCATCACGGGTGTTCGCGGCGAGCCGCCCCCGCCCACGGTGAAGGTCTGCCTCAACCACCTCGGCGGGTACCGCAACGAGGCGACGTTCATCCTCGTCGGGCTCGACATCGAGGAGAAGGCTCGCCTGGTCCGCGAGCAGCTCGAGGCGGCGCTGCCGCGCAAGCCGAAGGAGCTGCACTGGACGCTCGTCCGGACGGACCGGGAGGACGCGCCCACGGAGGAGCAGGCGGCGGCGTTCCTGCGCGTGGTGGTGAAGGACTCGGACGCGAAGGTGATCGGCCGCGCCTTCAGCGGAGCGGCGGTGGAGCTGGCACTGGGCAGCTACCCCGGCTTCACGATGACGGCGCCCCCGGCGGACAGCGCGCCCTATGGTGTCTACACTCCGGCCTACGTCGACGCGACGAAGGTGGAGCATGTCGCGGTCCTCCCCGATGGGACGCGCTCCGTCATCGCGCCTCCAGCGAAGACGTTGGCCCTCGGGCCGGCGGAGCTCCCCGCCCTTCCCGAGCCGCTGCCCGCGGGTGCGACGCGACGTGTGCCGCTCGGCCGCATCGTCGCCGCGCGGAGTGGCGACAAGGGAGGCACGGCCAACATCGGGGTCTGGGCCCGGACGGATGAGGCGTGGCGGTGGCTCGCGCACGCGCTCACGTCGGACAAGCTGCGCGAGCTGCTCCCCGAGGCCGCCGCCTTCCCCATCGAGCGGCACGTCTTCCCCCAGCTCCGGGGGCTGAACTTCGTCATCGACGGGCTGCTCGGCGAGGGTGTCTCGTCATCGACCCGCTTCGATCCTCAGGGCAAGGCGCTGGGCGAGTGGCTCCGCTCCCGCCACGTCGATGTTCCCGAGTCCCTGCTCCGCTGA
- a CDS encoding AraC family transcriptional regulator yields MLEFIDAHLEDEDLCVERLSRVAAFSKFHFHRQFSALFGMGVHEYVQLQRLKRASFLLAFRDQHSIIDVALASGYEGPEAFARAFKRRVGQTPSEFRKQPRWEPWHATYQPLSELRIHHMKPTLQPAQVQIVLFPETKVAALEHRGDPRRIGDSVRRFITWRKQVGLSPRFSATFNIVHDNPEEIAPEDHRFDICAATDLEVKENPFGVVGKSIPGGRCAVLRHIGSDDTLGASVRYLYAEWLPRSGEEVRDCPLFFQRVRFFPDVPEHEAITDVFLPLR; encoded by the coding sequence GTGCTCGAGTTCATCGACGCGCACCTGGAGGACGAAGACCTGTGCGTGGAACGGCTCAGCCGCGTGGCGGCCTTCTCGAAGTTCCACTTCCACCGGCAGTTCTCCGCGCTCTTCGGGATGGGCGTCCATGAGTACGTCCAGCTGCAGCGCCTGAAGCGCGCCTCGTTCCTGCTCGCCTTCCGCGACCAGCACTCCATCATCGATGTCGCGCTGGCGAGCGGCTACGAGGGACCCGAGGCATTCGCGCGTGCCTTCAAGCGGCGCGTGGGGCAGACGCCTTCGGAGTTCAGGAAGCAGCCGCGGTGGGAACCTTGGCACGCGACGTACCAACCCTTGAGTGAGCTGAGGATCCACCACATGAAACCCACCCTTCAGCCGGCGCAGGTCCAGATCGTTCTCTTCCCGGAGACGAAGGTCGCCGCCCTCGAGCATCGGGGCGACCCACGACGCATCGGCGACTCCGTGCGGAGGTTCATCACCTGGCGCAAGCAGGTCGGGCTGTCACCGAGGTTCAGCGCCACCTTCAACATCGTCCACGACAACCCCGAGGAGATCGCTCCGGAGGACCACCGCTTCGACATCTGCGCCGCCACGGACCTCGAGGTGAAGGAGAACCCGTTCGGCGTCGTGGGGAAGAGCATCCCGGGGGGCCGGTGCGCGGTGCTGCGGCACATCGGCTCGGACGACACGCTCGGGGCGAGCGTCCGGTACCTCTACGCGGAGTGGCTGCCGCGCAGCGGCGAGGAGGTCCGGGACTGCCCGCTGTTCTTCCAGCGCGTCCGCTTCTTCCCGGACGTACCGGAGCACGAGGCCATCACGGACGTGTTCCTGCCGCTGCGGTGA